One stretch of Prunus persica cultivar Lovell chromosome G1, Prunus_persica_NCBIv2, whole genome shotgun sequence DNA includes these proteins:
- the LOC18789902 gene encoding AMP deaminase isoform X3 codes for MDSSSSSSSAPSTSSLHLAMAAFVGASLMAVSAFYIHKRSVDQVLQRLIEIRRKPSRISDNRSATEDGREESYIEDGEERGFESDGEVTDVAIDRNMRPRSVDDKALQSYRISSSLPNVASRSTDWMEEEAKFDPPPNFRPPRFSSSLDKLNFIPSGLPLLRTDQRTGEGQSGNHSGSNTRMTPIGRLMTPRSQAGNAFESIADSDEEGTEFANEDDDTFNYGNVDSLDNTVTSVYQNEGDGKVDTASGNSVKNDHNFTSIVLPLSASMHESISKEEEEVHKMIRECLDLRKRYLYREEVAPWTVARTDSIASEKKSDPFHFEPVEASTHCFRMEDGVIHVYASENDTVDIFPVASSTAFFTDMHYLLKVLSIGNVRSACHHRLRFLEEKFRVHLLLNADREFLAQKSAPHRDFYNVRKVDTHVHHSACMNQKHLLSFIKSKLKKEPDEVVIFRDGKYLTLKEVFESLDLTGHDLNVDLLDVHADKSTFHRFDKFNLKYNPCGQSRLREIFLKQDNLIQGRFLAEVTKEVLSDLEASRYQMAEYRISVYGRKQSEWDQLASWFVNNSIYSENAVWLIQLPRLYNIYKKMGIVTSFQNILDNVFIPLFEATVNPNSHPQLHLFLMQVVGFDVVDDESKPERRPTKHMPTPAEWTNEFNPAYSYYAYYCYANLYTLNKLRESKGLPTIKFRPHCGEAGDIDHLAAGFLLCHNISHGINLRKTPVLQYLYYLAQVGLLMSPLSNNSLFLDYHRNPFPMFFQRGLNVSLSSDDPLQIHLTKEPLVEEYSVAAQVWKLSACDLCEVARNSVYQSGFSHVAKSHWLGSKYFLRGPEGNDMQKTNVPHLRIAFRHETWKEEIQYIYAGKAKFPVETDP; via the exons ATGGACtcgtcctcttcttcttcttcagctccGTCGACTTCGTCCCTGCACTTGGCCATGGCGGCCTTCGTCGGAGCCTCTCTCATGGCCGTCTCCGCCTTCTACATCCACAAGCGCAGCGTCGACCAGGTGCTCCAGCGCCTCATTGAGATCCGCCGCAAGCCATCTCGCATTTCCGATAATCGCTCTGCAACCGAAGACGGACGGGAAGAGAGTTACATCGAAGACGGAGAAGAGCGAGGGTTTGAGTCTGACGGTGAGGTCACTGACGTGGCTATTGATCGGAACATGCGACCGAGGTCGGTCGACGACAAGGCGCTTCAGTCTTATAGGATATCGTCTTCGTTGCCCAATGTGGCTTCGAGGAGCACCGATTGGATGGAAGAGGAAGCTAAGTTTGATCCGCCCCCGAATTTTCGACCTCCAAGGTTTTCTTCTTCGCTAGACAAGCTCAATTTCATTCCCTCAGGGCTTCCGCTTCTTCGAACCGATCAAAGAACCG GAGAGGGTCAGTCTGGTAACCACTCTGGTTCCAATACAAGGATGACGCCTATTGGAAGGTTAATGACTCCAAGGTCTCAGGCTGGAAATGCCTTTGAAAGTATTGCAGACTCCGACGAGGAAGGAACTGAGTTTGCAAATGAAGATGACGATACTTTCAACTATGGAAATGTAGATTCTTTAGATAATACCGTAACC tcaGTTTACCAAAATGAAG GCGATGGAAAGGTAGATACAGCCTCAGGAAACTCCGTGAAGAATGATCACAATTTTACCAGCATAGTTTTACCATTGAGTGCATCAATGCATG AGTCAATaagcaaagaagaagaagaagtgcaCAAGATGATTCGAGAATGCTTGGATCTACGTAAGAGGTATCTTTACAGGGAAGAAGTTGCTCCATGGACGGTAGCCAGAACAGACTCCATTGCATCAGAGAAGAAAAGTGACCCATTTCATTTTGAACCTGTTGAAGCATCAACT CACTGCTTTAGGATGGAAGACGGTGTGATACATGTTTATGCAAGTGAAAATG ACACTGTAGATATTTTCCCTGTTGCAAGTTCAACAGCATTTTTCACTGATATGCATTATCTTCTAAAAGTTTTGTCTATTGGAAATGTACGCTCTGCATGCCATCATAGGTTACGATTTCTTGAGGAG AAATTCCGCGTTCATCTGTTGCTAAATGCGGATAGGGAATTTTTAGCCCAGAAGAGTGCACCACACCGTGATTTTTACAATGTTAGGAAAGTTGATACGCATGTGCACCATTCTGCTTGCATGAACCAGAAGCATCTCCTCTCCTTTATCAAGTCAAAGCTCAAAAAAGAACCTGATGAG GTTGTCATATTCAGAGATGGAAAATATCTTACACTCAAGGAAGTCTTTGAGAGTTTGGACTTGACAGG GCATGATCTGAATGTTGACTTGTTAGATGTGCATGCGGATAAGAGTACTTTCCATCGATTTGACAAATTCAACTTAAAGTATAATCCATGTGGACAGAGCAGACTCAGAGAAATATTCTTGAAGCAGGACAATCTTATCCAAG GGAGGTTTTTAGCAGAAGTAACAAAAGAAGTTCTGTCAGATCTTGAAGCCAGCAGATATCAG ATGGCAGAGTACAGGATTTCTGTTTATGGAAGGAAACAAAGTGAGTGGGATCAACTGGCTAGTTGGTTCGTTAACAATTCAATCTATAGTGAGAACGCTGTCTGGTTAATACAG CTACCACGGCTATACAATATCTACAAGAAGATGGGAATTGTTACCTCTTTCCAGAATATTTTAGATAATGTGTTCATACCGCTCTTTGAAGCCACTGTCAATCCAAATTCTCATCCTCAACTACATTTGTTCCTGATGCAG GTGGTGGGTTTTGACGTTGTAGATGATGAAAGTAAACCAGAAAGGCGTCCAACTAAACACATGCCAACACCAGCTGAATGGACTAATGAATTCAATCCTGCATACTCTTATTATGCTTATTACTGCTATGCAAACTTGTACACTCTTAATAAG CTGCGTGAATCAAAAGGGCTGCCTACGATAAAATTCCGACCTCACTGTGGAGAG GCGGGTGATATTGACCATTTGGCTGCCGGATTCCTTCTATGCCATAATATCTCTCATGGGATCAATCTTCGCAAAACTCCTGTTTTGCAGTACCTGTATTACCTGGCCCAG GTTGGGTTGCTTATGTCACCTCTGAGCAATAATTCACTTTTCTTGGATTACCATCGCAACCCCTTTCCTATGTTCTTCCAACGTGGGCTAAACGTCTCACTCTCAAGCGATGATCCTTTACAAATCCATTTGACAAAAGAACCGCTTGTGGAAGAATATAGTGTTGCAGCACAG GTATGGAAGCTCAGTGCTTGTGACCTCTGCGAAGTAGCGAGAAATTCTGTCTATCAATCTGGATTTTCACATGTAGCAAAG TCGCATTGGCTTGGTAGTAAGTATTTCTTGAGAGGCCCTGAAGGAAATGACATGCAGAAGACAAATGTGCCTCATTTGAGGATTGCCTTTCGACACGAG ACTTGGAAGGAAGAGATACAGTACATCTATGCAGGAAAAGCCAAGTTTCCAGTAGAAACAGATCCATGA
- the LOC18792465 gene encoding LOW QUALITY PROTEIN: heterogeneous nuclear ribonucleoprotein U (The sequence of the model RefSeq protein was modified relative to this genomic sequence to represent the inferred CDS: deleted 1 base in 1 codon) yields the protein TTILRCSARRDLDLISTLVGLLISRPVDSSLSHKNALQRCIEHAKLWLAKSDQPIEPNASVTYASLRERLSKIMASVYFTTTPEMKAPVEVAAAAAAGNYAPFQVQVPVQVEGEVAHFQQKDEDTANFQGNETGDNQSSRTEELQKDELETENPSEVVSVQQEQAKLETELEYNQRDVESEQQQFSRRPYQNQRGGRGGGGRRVNTNGRGGRGSGRGGGPYQNGRNQFYDQPGNYYPRNYYNNRGRGGRGGGPSYNHHGSAAQDGHNSANVGVAS from the exons ACGACGATACTGAGATGCTCGGCGCGGAGGGACTTGGATTTAATTTCGACGCTCGTTGGGTTATTGATCTCG CGGCCCGTCGATTCCAGCTTGTCGCATAAGAATGCGTTGCAGCGCTGCATCGAGCACGCCAAGCTTTGGCTCGCTAAGTCGGACCAACCCATTGAGCCTAATGCCAGTGTAACTT ATGCCAGCTTGAGAGAGAGACTTAGTAAGATTATGGCTTCGGTCTACTTTACTACTACACCGGAAATGAAAGCTCCAGTGGAAGTTGCTGCGGCAGCTGCTGCTGGGAACTATGCTCCTTTTCAGGTGCAGGTGCCTGTCCAGGTGGAAGGTGAAGTTGCACACTTCCAGCAGAAG GATGAAGACACAGCAAATTTTCAAGGAAACGAGACTGGTGATAACCAATCCAGTCGCACAGAGGAACTTCAGAAG GATGAAttagaaacagaaaatccTTCTGAGGTTGTCTCGGTTCAACAAGAACAAGCCAAGCTAGAAACAGAACTAGAGTACAATCAAAGAGATGTAGAATCTGAGCAACAGCAATTTTCACGCAGGCCATATCAAAACCAAAGAGGTGGTCGTGGTGGAGGTGGGCGTAGAGTAAACACCAATGGCCGTGGAGGTCGAGGCAGTGGAAGAGGAGGTGGACCCTACCAGAATGGCCGCAACCAGTTCTATGACCAGCCTGGAAATTATTATCCGAGGAACTACTATAACAATAGGGGAAGGGGCGGTAGAGGTGGTGGGCCCTCTTACAACCACCACGGTTCCGCAGCTCAAGATGGCCATAACTCGGCCAACGTTGGAGTTGCATCATGA
- the LOC18789902 gene encoding AMP deaminase isoform X1 gives MDSSSSSSSAPSTSSLHLAMAAFVGASLMAVSAFYIHKRSVDQVLQRLIEIRRKPSRISDNRSATEDGREESYIEDGEERGFESDGEVTDVAIDRNMRPRSVDDKALQSYRISSSLPNVASRSTDWMEEEAKFDPPPNFRPPRFSSSLDKLNFIPSGLPLLRTDQRTGEGQSGNHSGSNTRMTPIGRLMTPRSQAGNAFESIADSDEEGTEFANEDDDTFNYGNVDSLDNTVTSVYQNEVLRKSDVKNFIQDRMYQVTSTEAKSGVDLQGDGKVDTASGNSVKNDHNFTSIVLPLSASMHESISKEEEEVHKMIRECLDLRKRYLYREEVAPWTVARTDSIASEKKSDPFHFEPVEASTHCFRMEDGVIHVYASENDTVDIFPVASSTAFFTDMHYLLKVLSIGNVRSACHHRLRFLEEKFRVHLLLNADREFLAQKSAPHRDFYNVRKVDTHVHHSACMNQKHLLSFIKSKLKKEPDEVVIFRDGKYLTLKEVFESLDLTGHDLNVDLLDVHADKSTFHRFDKFNLKYNPCGQSRLREIFLKQDNLIQGRFLAEVTKEVLSDLEASRYQMAEYRISVYGRKQSEWDQLASWFVNNSIYSENAVWLIQLPRLYNIYKKMGIVTSFQNILDNVFIPLFEATVNPNSHPQLHLFLMQVVGFDVVDDESKPERRPTKHMPTPAEWTNEFNPAYSYYAYYCYANLYTLNKLRESKGLPTIKFRPHCGEAGDIDHLAAGFLLCHNISHGINLRKTPVLQYLYYLAQVGLLMSPLSNNSLFLDYHRNPFPMFFQRGLNVSLSSDDPLQIHLTKEPLVEEYSVAAQVWKLSACDLCEVARNSVYQSGFSHVAKSHWLGSKYFLRGPEGNDMQKTNVPHLRIAFRHETWKEEIQYIYAGKAKFPVETDP, from the exons ATGGACtcgtcctcttcttcttcttcagctccGTCGACTTCGTCCCTGCACTTGGCCATGGCGGCCTTCGTCGGAGCCTCTCTCATGGCCGTCTCCGCCTTCTACATCCACAAGCGCAGCGTCGACCAGGTGCTCCAGCGCCTCATTGAGATCCGCCGCAAGCCATCTCGCATTTCCGATAATCGCTCTGCAACCGAAGACGGACGGGAAGAGAGTTACATCGAAGACGGAGAAGAGCGAGGGTTTGAGTCTGACGGTGAGGTCACTGACGTGGCTATTGATCGGAACATGCGACCGAGGTCGGTCGACGACAAGGCGCTTCAGTCTTATAGGATATCGTCTTCGTTGCCCAATGTGGCTTCGAGGAGCACCGATTGGATGGAAGAGGAAGCTAAGTTTGATCCGCCCCCGAATTTTCGACCTCCAAGGTTTTCTTCTTCGCTAGACAAGCTCAATTTCATTCCCTCAGGGCTTCCGCTTCTTCGAACCGATCAAAGAACCG GAGAGGGTCAGTCTGGTAACCACTCTGGTTCCAATACAAGGATGACGCCTATTGGAAGGTTAATGACTCCAAGGTCTCAGGCTGGAAATGCCTTTGAAAGTATTGCAGACTCCGACGAGGAAGGAACTGAGTTTGCAAATGAAGATGACGATACTTTCAACTATGGAAATGTAGATTCTTTAGATAATACCGTAACC tcaGTTTACCAAAATGAAG TTCTCCGTAAAAGTGATGTTAAGAATTTCATACAAGATCGAATGTATCAAGTGACTTCAACTGAAGCAAAATCTGGTGTTGATCTGCAAGGCGATGGAAAGGTAGATACAGCCTCAGGAAACTCCGTGAAGAATGATCACAATTTTACCAGCATAGTTTTACCATTGAGTGCATCAATGCATG AGTCAATaagcaaagaagaagaagaagtgcaCAAGATGATTCGAGAATGCTTGGATCTACGTAAGAGGTATCTTTACAGGGAAGAAGTTGCTCCATGGACGGTAGCCAGAACAGACTCCATTGCATCAGAGAAGAAAAGTGACCCATTTCATTTTGAACCTGTTGAAGCATCAACT CACTGCTTTAGGATGGAAGACGGTGTGATACATGTTTATGCAAGTGAAAATG ACACTGTAGATATTTTCCCTGTTGCAAGTTCAACAGCATTTTTCACTGATATGCATTATCTTCTAAAAGTTTTGTCTATTGGAAATGTACGCTCTGCATGCCATCATAGGTTACGATTTCTTGAGGAG AAATTCCGCGTTCATCTGTTGCTAAATGCGGATAGGGAATTTTTAGCCCAGAAGAGTGCACCACACCGTGATTTTTACAATGTTAGGAAAGTTGATACGCATGTGCACCATTCTGCTTGCATGAACCAGAAGCATCTCCTCTCCTTTATCAAGTCAAAGCTCAAAAAAGAACCTGATGAG GTTGTCATATTCAGAGATGGAAAATATCTTACACTCAAGGAAGTCTTTGAGAGTTTGGACTTGACAGG GCATGATCTGAATGTTGACTTGTTAGATGTGCATGCGGATAAGAGTACTTTCCATCGATTTGACAAATTCAACTTAAAGTATAATCCATGTGGACAGAGCAGACTCAGAGAAATATTCTTGAAGCAGGACAATCTTATCCAAG GGAGGTTTTTAGCAGAAGTAACAAAAGAAGTTCTGTCAGATCTTGAAGCCAGCAGATATCAG ATGGCAGAGTACAGGATTTCTGTTTATGGAAGGAAACAAAGTGAGTGGGATCAACTGGCTAGTTGGTTCGTTAACAATTCAATCTATAGTGAGAACGCTGTCTGGTTAATACAG CTACCACGGCTATACAATATCTACAAGAAGATGGGAATTGTTACCTCTTTCCAGAATATTTTAGATAATGTGTTCATACCGCTCTTTGAAGCCACTGTCAATCCAAATTCTCATCCTCAACTACATTTGTTCCTGATGCAG GTGGTGGGTTTTGACGTTGTAGATGATGAAAGTAAACCAGAAAGGCGTCCAACTAAACACATGCCAACACCAGCTGAATGGACTAATGAATTCAATCCTGCATACTCTTATTATGCTTATTACTGCTATGCAAACTTGTACACTCTTAATAAG CTGCGTGAATCAAAAGGGCTGCCTACGATAAAATTCCGACCTCACTGTGGAGAG GCGGGTGATATTGACCATTTGGCTGCCGGATTCCTTCTATGCCATAATATCTCTCATGGGATCAATCTTCGCAAAACTCCTGTTTTGCAGTACCTGTATTACCTGGCCCAG GTTGGGTTGCTTATGTCACCTCTGAGCAATAATTCACTTTTCTTGGATTACCATCGCAACCCCTTTCCTATGTTCTTCCAACGTGGGCTAAACGTCTCACTCTCAAGCGATGATCCTTTACAAATCCATTTGACAAAAGAACCGCTTGTGGAAGAATATAGTGTTGCAGCACAG GTATGGAAGCTCAGTGCTTGTGACCTCTGCGAAGTAGCGAGAAATTCTGTCTATCAATCTGGATTTTCACATGTAGCAAAG TCGCATTGGCTTGGTAGTAAGTATTTCTTGAGAGGCCCTGAAGGAAATGACATGCAGAAGACAAATGTGCCTCATTTGAGGATTGCCTTTCGACACGAG ACTTGGAAGGAAGAGATACAGTACATCTATGCAGGAAAAGCCAAGTTTCCAGTAGAAACAGATCCATGA
- the LOC18789902 gene encoding AMP deaminase isoform X2, whose product MDSSSSSSSAPSTSSLHLAMAAFVGASLMAVSAFYIHKRSVDQVLQRLIEIRRKPSRISDNRSATEDGREESYIEDGEERGFESDGEVTDVAIDRNMRPRSVDDKALQSYRISSSLPNVASRSTDWMEEEAKFDPPPNFRPPRFSSSLDKLNFIPSGLPLLRTDQRTGEGQSGNHSGSNTRMTPIGRLMTPRSQAGNAFESIADSDEEGTEFANEDDDTFNYGNVDSLDNTVTSVYQNEDRMYQVTSTEAKSGVDLQGDGKVDTASGNSVKNDHNFTSIVLPLSASMHESISKEEEEVHKMIRECLDLRKRYLYREEVAPWTVARTDSIASEKKSDPFHFEPVEASTHCFRMEDGVIHVYASENDTVDIFPVASSTAFFTDMHYLLKVLSIGNVRSACHHRLRFLEEKFRVHLLLNADREFLAQKSAPHRDFYNVRKVDTHVHHSACMNQKHLLSFIKSKLKKEPDEVVIFRDGKYLTLKEVFESLDLTGHDLNVDLLDVHADKSTFHRFDKFNLKYNPCGQSRLREIFLKQDNLIQGRFLAEVTKEVLSDLEASRYQMAEYRISVYGRKQSEWDQLASWFVNNSIYSENAVWLIQLPRLYNIYKKMGIVTSFQNILDNVFIPLFEATVNPNSHPQLHLFLMQVVGFDVVDDESKPERRPTKHMPTPAEWTNEFNPAYSYYAYYCYANLYTLNKLRESKGLPTIKFRPHCGEAGDIDHLAAGFLLCHNISHGINLRKTPVLQYLYYLAQVGLLMSPLSNNSLFLDYHRNPFPMFFQRGLNVSLSSDDPLQIHLTKEPLVEEYSVAAQVWKLSACDLCEVARNSVYQSGFSHVAKSHWLGSKYFLRGPEGNDMQKTNVPHLRIAFRHETWKEEIQYIYAGKAKFPVETDP is encoded by the exons ATGGACtcgtcctcttcttcttcttcagctccGTCGACTTCGTCCCTGCACTTGGCCATGGCGGCCTTCGTCGGAGCCTCTCTCATGGCCGTCTCCGCCTTCTACATCCACAAGCGCAGCGTCGACCAGGTGCTCCAGCGCCTCATTGAGATCCGCCGCAAGCCATCTCGCATTTCCGATAATCGCTCTGCAACCGAAGACGGACGGGAAGAGAGTTACATCGAAGACGGAGAAGAGCGAGGGTTTGAGTCTGACGGTGAGGTCACTGACGTGGCTATTGATCGGAACATGCGACCGAGGTCGGTCGACGACAAGGCGCTTCAGTCTTATAGGATATCGTCTTCGTTGCCCAATGTGGCTTCGAGGAGCACCGATTGGATGGAAGAGGAAGCTAAGTTTGATCCGCCCCCGAATTTTCGACCTCCAAGGTTTTCTTCTTCGCTAGACAAGCTCAATTTCATTCCCTCAGGGCTTCCGCTTCTTCGAACCGATCAAAGAACCG GAGAGGGTCAGTCTGGTAACCACTCTGGTTCCAATACAAGGATGACGCCTATTGGAAGGTTAATGACTCCAAGGTCTCAGGCTGGAAATGCCTTTGAAAGTATTGCAGACTCCGACGAGGAAGGAACTGAGTTTGCAAATGAAGATGACGATACTTTCAACTATGGAAATGTAGATTCTTTAGATAATACCGTAACC tcaGTTTACCAAAATGAAG ATCGAATGTATCAAGTGACTTCAACTGAAGCAAAATCTGGTGTTGATCTGCAAGGCGATGGAAAGGTAGATACAGCCTCAGGAAACTCCGTGAAGAATGATCACAATTTTACCAGCATAGTTTTACCATTGAGTGCATCAATGCATG AGTCAATaagcaaagaagaagaagaagtgcaCAAGATGATTCGAGAATGCTTGGATCTACGTAAGAGGTATCTTTACAGGGAAGAAGTTGCTCCATGGACGGTAGCCAGAACAGACTCCATTGCATCAGAGAAGAAAAGTGACCCATTTCATTTTGAACCTGTTGAAGCATCAACT CACTGCTTTAGGATGGAAGACGGTGTGATACATGTTTATGCAAGTGAAAATG ACACTGTAGATATTTTCCCTGTTGCAAGTTCAACAGCATTTTTCACTGATATGCATTATCTTCTAAAAGTTTTGTCTATTGGAAATGTACGCTCTGCATGCCATCATAGGTTACGATTTCTTGAGGAG AAATTCCGCGTTCATCTGTTGCTAAATGCGGATAGGGAATTTTTAGCCCAGAAGAGTGCACCACACCGTGATTTTTACAATGTTAGGAAAGTTGATACGCATGTGCACCATTCTGCTTGCATGAACCAGAAGCATCTCCTCTCCTTTATCAAGTCAAAGCTCAAAAAAGAACCTGATGAG GTTGTCATATTCAGAGATGGAAAATATCTTACACTCAAGGAAGTCTTTGAGAGTTTGGACTTGACAGG GCATGATCTGAATGTTGACTTGTTAGATGTGCATGCGGATAAGAGTACTTTCCATCGATTTGACAAATTCAACTTAAAGTATAATCCATGTGGACAGAGCAGACTCAGAGAAATATTCTTGAAGCAGGACAATCTTATCCAAG GGAGGTTTTTAGCAGAAGTAACAAAAGAAGTTCTGTCAGATCTTGAAGCCAGCAGATATCAG ATGGCAGAGTACAGGATTTCTGTTTATGGAAGGAAACAAAGTGAGTGGGATCAACTGGCTAGTTGGTTCGTTAACAATTCAATCTATAGTGAGAACGCTGTCTGGTTAATACAG CTACCACGGCTATACAATATCTACAAGAAGATGGGAATTGTTACCTCTTTCCAGAATATTTTAGATAATGTGTTCATACCGCTCTTTGAAGCCACTGTCAATCCAAATTCTCATCCTCAACTACATTTGTTCCTGATGCAG GTGGTGGGTTTTGACGTTGTAGATGATGAAAGTAAACCAGAAAGGCGTCCAACTAAACACATGCCAACACCAGCTGAATGGACTAATGAATTCAATCCTGCATACTCTTATTATGCTTATTACTGCTATGCAAACTTGTACACTCTTAATAAG CTGCGTGAATCAAAAGGGCTGCCTACGATAAAATTCCGACCTCACTGTGGAGAG GCGGGTGATATTGACCATTTGGCTGCCGGATTCCTTCTATGCCATAATATCTCTCATGGGATCAATCTTCGCAAAACTCCTGTTTTGCAGTACCTGTATTACCTGGCCCAG GTTGGGTTGCTTATGTCACCTCTGAGCAATAATTCACTTTTCTTGGATTACCATCGCAACCCCTTTCCTATGTTCTTCCAACGTGGGCTAAACGTCTCACTCTCAAGCGATGATCCTTTACAAATCCATTTGACAAAAGAACCGCTTGTGGAAGAATATAGTGTTGCAGCACAG GTATGGAAGCTCAGTGCTTGTGACCTCTGCGAAGTAGCGAGAAATTCTGTCTATCAATCTGGATTTTCACATGTAGCAAAG TCGCATTGGCTTGGTAGTAAGTATTTCTTGAGAGGCCCTGAAGGAAATGACATGCAGAAGACAAATGTGCCTCATTTGAGGATTGCCTTTCGACACGAG ACTTGGAAGGAAGAGATACAGTACATCTATGCAGGAAAAGCCAAGTTTCCAGTAGAAACAGATCCATGA